The DNA window CGTATATGCAAAATTGGAATCTTATTGGTAATGTTTTCAATGTGTTCACGGTTTAAATTTCCATTGAATAGCCGCCGAAAATGATGCTCGACTCGATAGTATTACTGGTGATgagtcacaatgtttgtaggTATTGACGACAACTGCGGAAACGTCCTATAAAATGTTTTCGAATGCCTACTGCATTAAAGTATTTGAATTATGTGACAAATGATACAACACTATAGAATGCTCTGTTATGTCTCCCAGGATGTTGTTAGTAGATGATATTTACTTATCAGTTGGAATTTCCTTTCAGATTAAAGCCAGAGTCCATAGATGTGACGGTTGCAGATTTTGATGGAGTCCTTTTTCATATATCCAATGTCAATGGAGATAAAACCAAAGTTAGGGTAGGTTACTCTTATCAATTGTATGAAACCGGTTGAATATTATCTGCAGTGACTCAGTGTTATAAACAACAAAAggatatttaagttataaaatctaaaatttcaGGTTAGTATATCTTTGAAGTTCTACAAGCAATTGGAAGAACATGGAGCTGATGAATTGCTCAAAAGAGTATATGGTCCCCTGCTTACAGAAGCTGAGACAggtattgttattgtattttgtcacACAAGAATGAACCTTAAATAATAccctaaataaattacaatttatagttatttatctTACTATTATGATAGGTTTTAAGTAGTTAACTAAATGTCTTTTTATCTAGagaattatctttattttaaatttgtttgaaaataaatatgataatttaaatgttgctGTTTATGTGGAAAAACAATGAATGCTActttcacatttataaaaagaaaataaagtataatgtaattaattaataattgttcatacaagtttttattactagtaATCATGCAATACTTGTTCTACTGTTATGGAAGTACAGACATGTTATTATTTCttcaagtattttatatttaaaaatattttaagtttacagTTTTTCTGTGTATCTTAAGATAAGATTACATTAATCTTatcttacttttttttaagtaagatttctacataattttcttttgataaaAAGTAGTGTTTGATAGCCCTATAGGCTGTGATAATGAGTGTTGACCACAGAGGaaatgtaacttaaaaaaattgtttaaatgatCTAGAGCTGTctaaaacatttcaattatatatttgtatagtatTAGATTGTcatgtaaaatattagtattgaaATCTGAATTACAATATGAGTTTGAATAGATAACAATGGTTTGGAAGCAATGAGTagcttcaaatattttaagtgtcttataataataataattatttatttatttttctcccttaaacattaacaataataattaataatacagtgatggtattgggagactggtttccaaactaggtaagaacctgtgatatggataaccaggctttcattatcattatgacatgcATACAAAACCAGTTagtatcttttaataaaaactaatttcttATCTTTATTAAGGTTACAATGTCTCGGTGTTATTGGATTTGGAGAACATTCCTGAAGACTGGGAGACCACAGTGAAGAAAGTTGGCTTACTAAAGAGAAACTGTTTTGCTTCTGTGTTTGAAAGATACTTCAGGCTGCAAGAGGATGGTGATGTCAGCCACAAAAGAGCTGTTATTAACTATCGACAGGATGAGACACTGTAAGATCATACataaactattgttttatggtagttaataaaatattttttgtaatgtttattggttgttttttgtagtaattgttaattattcctataaataattaattgtatttattatggaaTTACAATTGCATAACCTGATTTCAGGTACGTAGAAGCCCAAGAAGATCGTGTGACTGTAGTCTTCTCTACTGTTTTTCGACACGAAGATGACATAGTAATTGGCAAAGTATTCATGCAAGAGCTGAAAGAGGGTAGAAGAGCGTCACATACGGCACCACAGGTACATagtataaatctttaataggttataattattttacatataaacttGATTGAAATAATGAAACCAATGAAGGCAGACTACTATATTACCTGCAGCTGAGGTTCATCGGAtatcgaggcagaatacgaaatctACCTGTAACACCTCGATGTCCGCTTTTCCACAGCTGAGCATGTTATCATTTATCATCAAGTGACCTTCCTGCCTGTTTGCtgcctgttctatataaaaaagggGCATCCAAATTTTCTTTGGGTATCTAACCCATGAACATTAGGATTTCCTAATGTGGTTTCACATATATGTGTTGTAGTTCCATAATTAGTactttatacttaataattacttggaaataattaaaaatatatacaatatttcatttaGTTAACATCGTGTTTCATTACCACAATTGTACATTTACTTTCTGAACTTTTTACATGCAAGTATGGTtgacttaaatataatgttggGTTTAGTAAGCTATGTCACTTCACTTTTATTTCAACTTTTCAGGTCCTATTTTCACACAAGGAGCCACCGCTAGAGCTGGTAGATACAGATGCTAAAGTAGGCGATAACATCAGCTATGTTACATTTGGTAAGAATTACTTAAATCACTTATAGAgcccatttatttatttatttatttacacttagttgctaaagaaatacaaacaacacaatatatataaattacaagggatgcaacgggcggccttatcgctaacaagcgatctcttccaggcaaccctagtaagaaaagaaataaatagaaataaaaaaaatgatgggtgcaagaagtgcagaagttatataaaaacaaaataaattcaacttaTTTGTCAGCCGATGCTGACATACTTTCATACTTCTTCATActcattaacaaaataatcgtGAGTAAACCGCCTTACCTAAGATACAAACAGTCGgcgtatattttgttttattattaataataataataaacagtttCGTAATGAGAACGTAACAggaaaatgtttgttttacttATTAGGTCTAACAACTTATGGTAAATTTGAAGCATGATGTCATGTTTACCGATCctattagtaatatatattacgttatattttaaacagtgtTATTCGGAACGTGGCTCTCAAGGTCATAAGTTCTAATCCCAGATGCGCACCAGATTTTTCTATGTTAGAAATTAATTCACACGATAAAGGAAATAggatatttgtataaaaattcaaaatcatttatgtaggtaacataatgtacacttatgaacgtcaaaaaaagaaatatacattaataaaaaaaaatcaaaatcatttattagatATCAGACGGAAGACCTCTTTCacgtctataaaaaatatatgttaatttggCAAAGGCAgcgtgttttaaatttaaaattaatataggaTATTTTATACGTGTAAATATCGCTTAAGAATTCAATagtctaattaaataaaccacTTATATTTATCTACTTTGTACGTAAGGTACTACAaactatagataatattttaaaaataatacagcaattaatgtatataaacaaagtatgtttgtgtttatttaaattataataaacatttacacaacagataaaaataatgactGTTATATTACTGCACTTGCCAATCaaagaaaagtaataaaaattgtaccgTTAAGTATACCGTTAAGTATGGAAATCCTCATTAGcataggaaaaaaatatctactaaactattattattattttatttacattttttattaattttactgtaCACCTTTGCACAAGACTGCATTACGTACACTGTTAATTagctgctgtggtctctgACAGAATGGGTGGTCAGGTggtagaaataatagaagatttgtAGATTACCTTATATTCACCACTTCCGTATAACAATAGACTATGagcgatataataaaattataataaaacaatcgaAGAGAGTGCCGACGTCTGGCTATGCTCCCGGGGTGTAACTCCCTTGACTTAGTTAAATGCagatgaagagagtgcctgcgGACGGCTATACTCTCCAGACGTGACTCCgacgatttaggaaatcgtCCTGCTTATAAGTGATTCAAGTGTATAACCATAGCACGTACATACAATGGAAATCTTCACGTTTGTAGCTGAGCATGATGTATGAGCCTTGGCAcgtatatagaaaaacatcacgcttataaaactaagaaaacctaagtgagcaaaatgtacagccttggctcgtacaaCCACCGCTGTGTAAAATTATGCTGAGTCAGGACTAATTACAGCCCAGCATACAcgcattacataatatttgaaacttaattatttttgatatctctcattttatttttttctttgattatagttattttgtgtggttatgtgtgtgttttttttttacaaatgttatGCCTATGTCAATTGACTTTACTTAATGTTTTCATATTGTAACTATTCTAGTGTTGTTCCCGCGACACACCTGCGAAGCGGCACGGGACAACACCATCGATTTGCTTCACATGTTCCGTGACTACCTGCATTACCACATCAAGTGCTCCAAGGTAaacaatctatttattaaaaaaaattgtgtattatggaacataagactcaggtatcacttattccacgtcaaaaTTTGAATCTGTAGGCATCTCTACTattcggcaaagaagacagagggtgtaggccgagagaaaaagccagtATAAAATCCTCTCGGTACtcttaaaaaagcaaatcatcaaacaacacttattttgaaacaaatatcgcaaataaattagaagtagcctctCTAGCAATAGTCCCAGGCCcctttatcaactagataattcttaactttatagtaagccttcttacacagcttttctttaatactataatttcttacatttattaaaaggcagaaaTAAAAGAGGCTCTGGGATTCTATGAAAGAGAGATACTCTAtctcttaaattataaaacgtaattttaaaactttagtatgcgttattgttaatattattcgaTCGTTACTTTACACCGCATAATTGGCAACTTTTAGGTTTTGGTTACAGAAAaacgttttttataaattcaattaaaataatgcttGAACGCTTCCTCAGGTGTTAAGTCATTGtatttggtttttaaattataggtgTACGTTCACTCACGTATGCGCGCTAAGGCAGGTGAACTGCTGAAGGTGCTCAACCGTGCGAGACCACAATCTACCACAAGACCCACCGAGCGGAAAACTATCTCGTAAGTTACTAAAAccatacacatttttttattaggagCCTTTACACCATATacgtaataaagtttataatggTATTTAAATACCAATAGTATTGACtgatatatatgttaaagtaaaattaatgcatttttttttaattgaatttagtaAGGATCCTTAAAtgacgattaaaaataatcagaaCCAAAGCCTACCCCTTCCGCACATGTATCTGTCTCTGTTGACATCAGTGTCAtagtatacataaattatggattataaaaaatcctaACTGTACTCGTTTACTAAGCAATAacgttattttttcatttgagTTATACACAAACAGTTGTTGGCAACTTTAGTAACCCTTTTTTGTTaactgtcaatgtcaaaacCTTTAGCTGTCAAAGTGACATTTGACGGCTAGAGGTCACTGGCGTTtctattttgatttgaatatttGTACGAATATTAGTAATGATACAGTGTTCCTCTATTCTGTATTCCCAATAATAGTGATTGACaaattttaaacgaaatttCAATAGCTTAAGTGTCATTGTGAGTGAACAACGCATATAGTCCTATTTCTCTGTTAGTGATAtttgtttctgtttttttttatagaaattggaAATTACGTGtcgatataaattttttgacaTATCCATTGTTgacagttaaatttattttaaattttcgacATTACTATGGAGTGAATCTGAAAGTACTTATTTTTTCAGAGGG is part of the Pieris rapae chromosome 21, ilPieRapa1.1, whole genome shotgun sequence genome and encodes:
- the LOC111003938 gene encoding actin-related protein 2/3 complex subunit 2 — protein: MILLEINNRIIEETLTVKYKNALARLKPESIDVTVADFDGVLFHISNVNGDKTKVRVSISLKFYKQLEEHGADELLKRVYGPLLTEAETGYNVSVLLDLENIPEDWETTVKKVGLLKRNCFASVFERYFRLQEDGDVSHKRAVINYRQDETLYVEAQEDRVTVVFSTVFRHEDDIVIGKVFMQELKEGRRASHTAPQVLFSHKEPPLELVDTDAKVGDNISYVTFVLFPRHTCEAARDNTIDLLHMFRDYLHYHIKCSKVYVHSRMRAKAGELLKVLNRARPQSTTRPTERKTISGRTFVRRD